In Nicotiana tabacum cultivar K326 chromosome 19, ASM71507v2, whole genome shotgun sequence, one DNA window encodes the following:
- the LOC107818245 gene encoding uncharacterized protein LOC107818245 isoform X6: MGNLSWLALQETFPKVRPRCEAPRRDMMYPMNYTPCRYVRISCLRGSPIAIFFVQLIGITVTGLESEFQPIFNYLLPHIISSKQDDNDMHLQLLQDITNRLGVFLPQLEADLNSFSEASEYATRFLAMLAGPLYPILRIVKERETPRSVGSISESEALRNSQSAIALTVSSNFEPRRSRNMSSLNFPTSCYLAFRPDAIFILLRKAYKDSNLGNICRVASGILLKFLEPIKAPEASLSCSEITTSVPDEGSQSEPCTPASFADYSDLFGDEFQIPEYQWDSKFTNVLDIGLVEEGILHVLYACVSQPLLCSKLADNTSDFWLALPLVQALQPALRPSINSSDPIDEDLSLWKQPFVQKALSQIVGTSSSSVYRPLLRACAGYLSSFSPSNGRAACVLIDLCSGVLAPWMPQVIAKIDLALELLEDLLPVIQCARHSFARARAALKYIVLALSGVMDDILVKYKDAKHQMLFLVEMLEPYLDPAITPVQSIIAFGNVSSVFLEKQEKNCAIALNVIRTAVQKSAVLPSLEAEWRRRSVAPSVLLSVLEPHMQLPSDVDLRQSPSAELLGPQLLNVSPCSGGASSRSGVHDDSDAKVDSDMTAQADMPEEVSLLFAPPELNRISLVSGSLEKKCTDLSSDVKKEINHIDEQATNNQFDNGALSASDYTVEYSNLHADYFQLVSYRDCQMKASEFRRLAMDLHSQCEITPEGHDAAIDALLLAAECYVNPFFMMSSRDSSSIMNKLSTKKPSKNYEVSVLRNFFEEDNDFKIVADLERKRDKFVLEIILEAAELDRKYQQNLDGKCLTPYVEGNDEKLELSQQDIKSADAITLLRQNQALLCDFLIHCLQEEEHPTHEILLQILLFLLHSGTRLNCLPELVVDTIIKSAEHLNQQLRSFYYQLKEGTGQLNERKLQAVRRRWILLQRLIIASSGCDEVSELSINYRSGFRFANLVPASAWLQKIPAFSSSTSPLARFLGWMAISRNAKQYQKERLFLISDLPQLTYLLSIFSDELAVVGYLEKKDDKKIEESGSNSNSRKGAESCSPQSGDQSFSVIHPDISQFFPSLQKEFGVFGESILEAVALQLRSLSPAIVPDLLCWFSDFCLLPFVREENQLSCSKSSGFAKGFVAKNAKAIVFYVLEAIVAEHMEAVVPEVPTLMQVLVSLCRSSYCDVSFLSSVLQLVKPIISYSLGKCSANENLVSDDSCLNLEALCFDELFDIIKDENQSTPREDGLCRAMSIFVLASVFPDLSFRRKVELLQSSISCADFASCGPTTSFHDYLCAYQAIVGNCRVLLLETLRAWGVIPCTISQLSETDISAPCDDRSEQYSTFLSDICCCSTEMNETNMDDNAGLNKKSQLKVAEVGIVLKDLEALISKLNPTIERCFRIHHKLAKSLALVSAESFVYSRCLTLVAEKVPVSEGSEGILLKTESDFTYCWKISLEGLAETILVLQENHLWELASVILGSVLAVPQHFSLDSVIGSVCSAVKNFLHGAPSITWRLHSDQWISMLFERGIHSYHECQGSLIDLFSFMLCHPEPEQRFIALKHLGKLISQDGHSGSALLCSSIRDKVTLSVSESSACEPIISAIVSGTWDQVALLASSDPSQRLRIHAMALLVNYVPFSERRNLQSFLAAADTVLQCLTKLSQPKCEGPLAQLSIVLFASACLYSPVEDISLIPENIWSSVESFALGGNERVPVSLEKRICQALCRLRNEGDEAKEMLKEALSSNSQQQIDPDFGHTRETILQVIADLSAVNSYFDFFSKECDQKVLELEEAEIEMELLQKEKAMQELSAEFKDLHQLPFLTDSARQDNRLQQIKEEIKSLEKAKLKEEVVARRQRKLLSRHARQKFLEEATLREAELLQELDREKIAEVEKEIERQRVLELERAKTRELRLSLDLEKERQTQRELQRELEQVESGVRPSRREFSSTHSSRPRERYRERENGKAGNEGTKTSMGITQPETATSSSMVAMPTLVLSGARQFSGQLPTILQSRDRSDECGSSYEENFDGSKDSGDTGSIGDADLVSALEGPSMGFGSSQRHGSRGSKSRQIVERRERDGRREGKWERKH; this comes from the exons TTGCTTCAAGATATCACAAACCGGCTGGGAGTATTCCTTCCCCAACTAGAG GCTGATCTTAACAGCTTTTCAGAAGCTTCAGAATATGCTACGCGTTTTCTTGCAATGCTTGCTGGTCCCCTCTACCCAATTCTTCGAATTGTAAAGGAAAG GGAAACGCCAAGGTCAGTAGGCAGTATTTCAGAATCTGAAGCTTTGAGGAACAGTCAATCTGCTATAGCTTTGACTGTATCCTCGAATTTTGAG CCGAGGAGATCACGCAACATGTCATCCTTGAATTTTCCCACATCTTGTTACTTAGCTTTTCGTCCAGATGCAATCTTCATTTTACTGAGGAAAGCTTACAAGGATTCTAACCTGGGAAATATTTGCAGAGTG GCCTCTGGGATTCTGTTAAAGTTTCTGGAGCCTATTAAAGCACCTGAAGCTTCACTTTCATGTAGTGAAATTACAACTTCAGTGCCTGATGAAGGATCACAATCTGAGCCTTGCACCCCTGCTTCTTTTGCTGATTACTCAGATTTGTTTGGAGATGAATTTCAGATTCCAGAATATCAGTGGGACTCCAAGTTCACTAACGTTTTAGATATTGGGCTAGTGGAGGAAGGGATTTTACATGTTCTGTATGCTTGTGTATCCCAG CCTCTGCTCTGCAGCAAGTTGGCAGATAACACTTCTGATTTTTGGTTGGCATTGCCCCTAGTTCAAGCATTGCAACCAG CACTTCGTCCTAGCATCAACAGTAGTGACCCAATTGATGAAGATTTATCTCTGTGGAAGCAACCTTTTGTACAGAAAGCCCTGTCCCAG ATTGTTGGGACTTCATCTTCATCAGTTTATCGTCCTCTGCTTCGTGCTTGTGCAGGTTACCTATCATCATTTTCACCATCAAAT GGGAGGGCTGCATGTGTGCTCATTGATCTTTGCTCTGGTGTCTTAGCTCCATGGATGCCTCAAGTAATAGCAAAG ATTGACTTAGCACTTGAGCTTTTGGAGGACCTTTTACCTGTAATCCAG TGTGCTCGCCACTCATTTGCTCGTGCACGTGCAGCCCTTAAATATATTGTCTTAGCTTTATCTGGGGTTATGGATGATATTTTGGTCAAATATAAG gatgcTAAGCACCAAATGCTTTTTCTTGTTGAGATGCTAGAACCCTATCTTGATCCTGCAATAACCCCTGTACAGAGCATTATAGCCTTTGGGAACGTTTCTTCAGTTTTTCTTGAAAAGCAAGAGAAAAATTGTGCTATTGCATTAAATGTGATTCGCACAGCTGTACAGAAGTCTGCTGTCCTTCCTTCTCTGGAAGCTGAGTGGAGGCGCAGATCAGTTGCTCCAAG TGTACTTCTCTCAGTTTTGGAACCTCACATGCAGCTTCCTTCTGACGTTGACCTTCGCCAATCTCCTAGTGCTGAGCTGCTAGGACCACAATTATTGAATGTTTCACCCTGCAGTGGTGGAGCTTCTTCCAGATCTGGCGTTCATGATGATTCGGATGCAAAAGTTGATTCCGATATGACTGCACAAGCAGACATGCCTGAGGAAGTGAGCCTTCTCTTTGCTCCACCAGAGCTCAATAGAATCTCACTAGTCTCTGGCAGCCTGGAGAAAAAGTGCACAGACTTAAGTTCTGATGTCAAAAAGGAAATTAATCACATTGATGAACAGGCTACAAACAATCAGTTTGACAATGGTGCGCTATCTGCTAGTGATTATACTGTTGAGTATTCTAATCTGCATGCTGATTACTTTCAGCTTGTGAGTTATCGAGATTGTCAGAtgaaagcttccgaatttaggcGTTTAGCTATGGACTTGCATTCTCAGTGTGAGATCACTCCCGAGGGTCATGATGCTGCCATAGATGCTTTGCTTTTAGCAGCAGAATGCTACGTTAATCCATTCTTTATGATGTCTTCCCGGGACAGTTCATCTATTATGAACAAACTGAGTACTAAGAAGCCTAGTAAAAACTATGAAGTTTCTGTTCTTCGAAATTTTTTTGAGGAGGACAATGACTTCAAAATTGTAGCAGATCTTGAGAGGAAAAGGGACAAATTTGTTCTTGAAATAATTCTTGAAGCAGCCGAGCTTGACAGGAAGTATCAGCAGAACTTGGACGGGAAATGTCTGACTCCCTATGTTGAAGGGAATGACGAAAAACTTGAATTGTCTCAGCAAGATATAAAATCAGCAGATGCTATCACCTTACTTCGTCAAAACCAAGCACTTTTATGCGACTTTTTAATTCATTGTCTGCAGGAGGAGGAGCACCCGACACATGAGATACTACTGCAAATTCTGCTGTTTCTATTGCACTCTGGAACTAGATTGAACTGTCTCCCTGAACTCGTTGTTGACActataataaaatctgcggagcACTTAAACCAGCAGCTGAGATCTTTTTATTATCAATTAAAAGAAGGAACTGGCCAGTTGAATGAGCGGAAGCTGCAAGCAGTTCGACGTCGCTGGATCCTTCTTCAAAGATTGATAATTGCTTCAAGTGGTTGTGATGAAGTGTCCGAGCTTTCAATTAACTACAGGAGTGGTTTTCGGTTTGCTAATCTAGTTCCTGCTTCAGCTTGGCTGCAGAAAATACCTGCATTCTCATCTTCAACTTCTCCCCTTGCCCGATTTCTTGGCTGGATGGCAATATCTCGTAATGCTAAACAGTATCAGAAGGAGAGACTCTTCCTTATCTCAGATCTTCCACAGTTGACATATCTTCTGTCTATATTTTCAGATGAGCTTGCTGTAGTAGGTTACCTGGAGAAGAAAGATGACAAGAAAATTGAAGAATCTGGTAGCAATTCCAATTCCAGGAAAGGGGCTGAAAGTTGTAGTCCACAGAGTGGAGATCAGTCTTTTTCTGTTATACACCCCGACATAAGTCAGTTTTTTCCCAGTTTGCAAAAAGAGTTTGGAGTTTTTGGGGAATCGATATTGGAGGCTGTTGCTTTGCAATTAAGATCTCTTTCTCCTGCTATTGTACCTGATTTATTATGttggttttctgatttttgtttattGCCTTTTGTTCGAGAAGAGAACCAACTTTCTTGTAGTAAATCTAGTGGGTTTGCAAAAGGTTTTGTTGCTAAGAATGCAAAAGCAATTGTCTTTTATGTGCTTGAAGCCATTGTAGCTGAGCATATGGAAGCAGTGGTACCAGAAGTACCGACTTTGATGCAAGTTCTTGTTTCCTTGTGTAGGTCTTCATATTGTGATGTGTCATTTCTCAGCTCAGTGTTACAATTGGTAAAGCCAATTATCTCATATTCTTTGGGAAAATGTTCTGCCAATGAAAACTTAGTGAGTGATGATTCATGTCTTAATTTAGAAGCACTATGCTTTGATGAACTTTTTGACATCATCAAAGATGAGAACCAGAGCACTCCAAGAGAGGATGGACTATGCAGGGCAATGTCAATTTTTGTTTTGGCATCAGTGTTTCCTGATCTATCCTTCCGACGCAAAGTTGAACTATTGCAGTCTTCTATATCCTGTGCTGATTTTGCTTCTTGTGGGCCAACAACTTCATTTCATGATTATCTTTGTGCATATCAGGCTATTGTAGGAAATTGCAGAGTTTTGCTCCTCGAGACATTGAGAGCCTGGGGTGTCATTCCCTGCACTATATCGCAGTTGTCTGAAACGGATATTTCCGCACCATGTGATGATAGATCTGAACAGTACTCAACTTTTCTTTCGGATATCTGCTGCTGTTCAACTGAGATGAATGAAACGAACATGGATGATAATGCTGGTTTGAACAAAAAATCTCAGCTCAAAGTTGCGGAAGTTGGAATAGTCTTAAAGGACCTAGAGGCACTCATTTCTAAGCTCAATCCAACTATTGAACGATGCTTTAGGATTCACCATAAATTAGCAAAGAGTCTAGCCCTTGTTTCTGCAGAAAGCTTTGTGTACTCAAGATGCTTAACTTTGGTTGCTGAGAAAGTTCCAGTTTCTGAAGGCAGTGAGGGAATTCTGCTCAAGACAGAATCTGATTTCACTTATTGTTGGAAAATCAGTCTTGAAGGACTTGCAGAAACGATTCTAGTGCTTCAAGAGAACCATTTGTGGGAGCTCGCTTCTGTGATCCTTGGTTCGGTACTTGCTGTTCCTCAACACTTTTCTTTGGATAGTGTAATTGGCAGTGTATGCTCTGCAGTTAAAAATTTCTTGCATGGTGCCCCAAGTATTACTTGGAGGCTTCACAGTGATCAGTGGATTTCTATGCTATTTGAAAGAGGCATCCATAGCTACCATGAATGTCAAGGTTCTCTGATTGATCTGTTCTCTTTCATGCTTTGCCATCCAGAGCCTGAACAACGATTTATTGCACTTAAGCACTTGGGGAAGCTCATAAGCCAAGATGGACATAGTGGGTCTGCTTTATTATGTTCTAGTATTCGTGATAAAGTAACCTTATCAGTAAGCGAGTCTTCTGCATGTGAGCCGATCATATCTGCTATTGTTTCTGGTACGTGGGATCAAGTAGCTTTGCTGGCTTCATCTGACCCATCACAGCGTTTAAGAATCCATGCCATGGCACTTCTTGTGAACTATGTGCCATTCTCTGAAAGGCGCAACTTGCAATCATTTCTTGCAGCAGCTGATACAGTTCTACAGTGTTTGACAAAACTATCGCAACCAAAATGTGAAGGCCCATTAGCACAACTCTCGATTGTACTTTTTGCCAGTGCTTGCCTGTACTCTCCAGTTGAAGATATTTCACTGATTCCTGAAAATATTTGGAGCAGTGTTGAAAGTTTTGCATTAGGAGGAAATG AAAGAGTCCCTGTCAGCCTTGAGAAAAGAATTTGTCAAGCTTTATGTAGGCTGAGAAATGAAGGGGATGAGGCTAAAGAG ATGTTGAAAGAAGCTCTCTCTTCAAATTCCCAGCAGCAAATCGATCCAGATTTTGGTCATACACGCGAAACAATCCTTCAG GTCATAGCTGATTTGTCTGCTGTCAactcatattttgattttttctcaAAGGAATGTGACCAAAAGGTTCTG GAATTGGAGGAGGCCGAGATTGAAATGGAACTTCTTCAGAAGGAAAAAGCAATGCAGGAATTATCGGCTGAATTTAAAGATTTGCATCAGCTTCCCTTCCTAACTG ATTCGGCAAGGCAAGATAACCGCTTGCAGCAAATCAAAGAGGAAATCAAATCCTT AGAGAAGGCCAAACTCAAAGAGGAGGTTGTAGCACGCAGGCAAAGGAAGCTACTCAGTAGGCATGCCCGTCAAAAATTCTTGGAAGAGGCAACTCTTCGCGAAGCTGAACTTCTACAAGAGCTGGATAG AGAGAAGATAGCTGAAGTAGAAAAGGAAATCGAGAGACAACGTGTGCTGGAGCTTGAGCGCGCAAAAACCAGGGAGTTGCGGCTCAGCCTTGACCTAGAGAAGGAAAGGCAAACACAG AGGGAACTGCAACGAGAACTTGAGCAAGTTGAGTCTGGAGTTAGACCATCGAGGCGAGAATTTTCATCCACACACAGTAG TAGGCCACGAGAAAGATACCGTGAAAGGGAAAATGGAAAAGCAGGTAATGAAGGGACCAAAACAAGCATGGGGATAACACAGCCCGAAACTGCAACGAGCTCATCAATGGTGGCCATGCCTACCCTGGTTCTATCAGGGGCTAGGCAATTCTCTGGCCAACTTCCAACTATTTTGCAATCACGTGACAGATCAGACGAATGTGGTAGCAGCTACGAAGAAAACTTTGATGGTAGTAAAGACTCGGGGGACACGGGAAGTATTGGGGATGCAGACTTAGTATCAGCACTTGAGGGACCGTCCATGGGCTTTGGGTCGTCTCAAAGGCATGGTTCCCGGGGGAGTAAGTCTAGGCAAATTGTGGAACGGAGAGAACGGGATGGCAGACGGGAAGGTAAATGGGAGAGAAAACATTAG